From one Misgurnus anguillicaudatus chromosome 2, ASM2758022v2, whole genome shotgun sequence genomic stretch:
- the ap1s3b gene encoding AP-1 complex subunit sigma-3b produces MMHFLLLFSRQGKLRLQKWFLPLPERERKKIVKDMTTMVLARKPRTCNFLHWRDLKIVYKRYASLYFCCGLENEDNELLALEILHRYVELLDKYFGNVCELDIIFNFEKAYFILDEFLMGGEVQETSKQSIAKSVEASDMLQETMEEYMNKPAF; encoded by the exons ATGCATTTCCTGTTACTGTTCAGTCGTCAGGGAAAGTTACGTCTGCAGAAATGGTTCCTGCCCCTTCccgagagagagaggaagaagATCGTGAAGGACATGACCACTATGGTGTTGGCACGGAAACCACGCACGTGTAACTTCTTGCACTGGAGGGACCTAAAGATTGTCTATAAGAG ATACGCCAGTTTATACTTCTGCTGTGGTTTGGAGAATGAAGACAACGAACTTCTTGCTTTAGAGATTTTGCACCGTTACGTGGAACTACTTGACAAATACTTTGGCAAT GTGTGTGAGCTCGACATCATCTTTAATTTCGAGAAGGCTTATTTTATTCTAGATGAGTTTCTGATGGGTGGTGAGGTACAAGAGACGTCCAAACAGTCTATTGCAAAGTCTGTGGAAGCATCAGACATGCTGCAGGAG ACGATGGAAGAATACATGAATAAACCAGCCTTCTGA
- the scg2b gene encoding secretogranin-2b isoform X2, whose product MMSSLPKLSAGGVVVLLASLLQTLTVQGASMRHHRLRGGDQGGFLAPSADMIKALEYIESLKQRADGPENPTGDYDEVDKFRFLVQLASLQDENPANREDATHWPDNKVPQWVRSLLRMLEQAGESVDTPAVAGNERRPHKSRRPMADAESPIGDYAGSVKPHKKYPLMFEDEENGRDSKRATEDLDEQYTPQSLANMRSIFEELGKLSAAQNQKREKDEEDGENDDDLYRVRNQAYEDVTGGEEWVPLEEQMETEEMVKGSREEYERGLADTGEQSEIIERRASPVDEDDPDNDTKLEDYYLLKVLEMTDQAQKRDLTEGRRRLPSRPSLIDPRAIKQLLSAISTKLQVPPEDLVGMLFMEETRKQQRLPENQPIRNPSQPRYKSRVIKYYNGRQPEVTVSNIPHDVKTEDILKILGMGNLANKNAKLSFLKQRPYKTAMTKYFNPSGRRGSLILSDLNKPLSKRNDDYDDDDTVDEESTFLAAKLLTEYPDTDRKRAIDSTPNGQLPYELYEEAMKDFFDQVDNGKSTPSKRDTQAKEEAEAPQKPPAQDSESGGQTPPAPGTEEVKEHHGKIAAGM is encoded by the coding sequence ATGATGTCGTCGCTACCAAAACTGTCTGCCGGAGGAGTGGTGGTGCTGCTCGCCTCCCTCCTCCAAACTCTCACCGTGCAGGGCGCCTCCATGCGTCACCACCGCCTGCGAGGTGGAGACCAGGGTGGCTTCTTAGCTCCCAGCGCTGATATGATCAAAGCTCTGGAGTACATCGAAAGTTTGAAGCAGAGAGCCGACGGACCGGAAAATCCTACCGGAGACTACGATGAGGTGGACAAATTCAGGTTTCTGGTGCAGCTCGCCTCCCTACAGGATGAGAACCCGGCCAATCGTGAGGACGCCACCCACTGGCCGGACAACAAGGTGCCTCAATGGGTTCGATCTTTGCTTAGGATGCTGGAACAGGCTGGAGAGAGCGTAGACACCCCGGCAGTAGCCGGCAACGAACGACGCCCTCACAAGAGCAGGCGCCCGATGGCAGACGCGGAGAGCCCCATCGGTGACTACGCTGGCTCTGTGAAGCCACACAAGAAATATCCGCTGATGTTTGAGGACGAGGAGAACGGCAGAGACAGCAAGCGAGCGACTGAGGATCTGGACGAGCAGTACACCCCTCAGAGCCTCGCCAACATGAGATCCATATTCGAGGAGCTTGGTAAACTGTCAGCCGCACAAAACCAGAAAAGAGAGAAGGATGAGGAAGATGGCGAGAATGACGATGACCTATACAGGGTGAGAAACCAGGCGTACGAAGACGTGACTGGAGGAGAGGAATGGGTGCCATTGGAGGAACAGATGGAAACAGAGGAAATGGTTAAAGGAAGTCGTGAGGAATATGAAAGAGGATTGGCAGATACCGGGGAGCAGAGTGAGATCATAGAAAGGCGAGCCAGCCCCGTGGACGAGGACGATCCAGACAATGACACCAAACTTGAGGATTACTACCTACTGAAGGTCTTGGAGATGACAGATCAAGCTCAAAAACGAGATCTGACGGAGGGAAGGAGAAGGCTCCCATCACGACCCTCTCTAATCGACCCCAGGGCGATCAAACAACTGCTATCGGCTATTTCGACAAAGCTCCAGGTGCCTCCTGAAGACCTGGTTGGAATGCTATTTATGGAGGAAACCAGAAAGCAACAGCGCCTTCCTGAAAATCAGCCGATTAGAAATCCCAGCCAGCCTCGGTACAAGAGCCGGGTTATCAAGTATTACAACGGCCGACAGCCAGAAGTTACGGTGAGCAACATCCCTCATGACGTCAAGACTGAGGATATCTTAAAAATTCTTGGTATGGGGAACCTGGCCAACAAAAACGCAAAATTATCTTTTCTAAAGCAAAGGCCCTACAAAACAGCCATGACGAAATACTTCAACCCAAGCGGAAGACGGGGAAGCTTGATCCTGTCTGACTTAAACAAACCTCTAAGCAAAAGAAATGATGATTACGACGATGACGACACCGTAGACGAAGAGTCGACCTTTCTCGCAGCCAAACTTCTCACGGAGTACCCGGACACCGATCGCAAAAGAGCCATCGATTCTACCCCGAACGGACAGCTACCTTACGAGTTATACGAGGAGGCTATGAAAGATTTCTTTGATCAGGTTGACAATGGAAAAAGCACGCCCTCCAAAAGAGACACCCAGGCGAAAGAGGAGGCCGAGGCGCCCCAAAAGCCGCCCGCTCAAGATTCAGAGAGCGGAGGGCAAACACCGCCCGCACCTGGAACAGAAGAAGTTAAAGAGCATCACGGGAAAATAGCTGCAGGAATGTGA
- the scg2b gene encoding secretogranin-2b isoform X1 translates to MLCSDFLSLPLWCLQHLFCSLQEKKFGLQSNSESCTNRLFKLGGMMSSLPKLSAGGVVVLLASLLQTLTVQGASMRHHRLRGGDQGGFLAPSADMIKALEYIESLKQRADGPENPTGDYDEVDKFRFLVQLASLQDENPANREDATHWPDNKVPQWVRSLLRMLEQAGESVDTPAVAGNERRPHKSRRPMADAESPIGDYAGSVKPHKKYPLMFEDEENGRDSKRATEDLDEQYTPQSLANMRSIFEELGKLSAAQNQKREKDEEDGENDDDLYRVRNQAYEDVTGGEEWVPLEEQMETEEMVKGSREEYERGLADTGEQSEIIERRASPVDEDDPDNDTKLEDYYLLKVLEMTDQAQKRDLTEGRRRLPSRPSLIDPRAIKQLLSAISTKLQVPPEDLVGMLFMEETRKQQRLPENQPIRNPSQPRYKSRVIKYYNGRQPEVTVSNIPHDVKTEDILKILGMGNLANKNAKLSFLKQRPYKTAMTKYFNPSGRRGSLILSDLNKPLSKRNDDYDDDDTVDEESTFLAAKLLTEYPDTDRKRAIDSTPNGQLPYELYEEAMKDFFDQVDNGKSTPSKRDTQAKEEAEAPQKPPAQDSESGGQTPPAPGTEEVKEHHGKIAAGM, encoded by the exons ATGTTGTGTTCCGACTTTCTTTCATTACCGCTTTGGTGCTTGCAGCATCTCTTCTGCTCACTCCAGGAAAAAAAATTTGGGTTGCAAAGCAACTCTGAAAGCTGCACAAATAGGTTGTTTAAACTTG GCGGTATGATGTCGTCGCTACCAAAACTGTCTGCCGGAGGAGTGGTGGTGCTGCTCGCCTCCCTCCTCCAAACTCTCACCGTGCAGGGCGCCTCCATGCGTCACCACCGCCTGCGAGGTGGAGACCAGGGTGGCTTCTTAGCTCCCAGCGCTGATATGATCAAAGCTCTGGAGTACATCGAAAGTTTGAAGCAGAGAGCCGACGGACCGGAAAATCCTACCGGAGACTACGATGAGGTGGACAAATTCAGGTTTCTGGTGCAGCTCGCCTCCCTACAGGATGAGAACCCGGCCAATCGTGAGGACGCCACCCACTGGCCGGACAACAAGGTGCCTCAATGGGTTCGATCTTTGCTTAGGATGCTGGAACAGGCTGGAGAGAGCGTAGACACCCCGGCAGTAGCCGGCAACGAACGACGCCCTCACAAGAGCAGGCGCCCGATGGCAGACGCGGAGAGCCCCATCGGTGACTACGCTGGCTCTGTGAAGCCACACAAGAAATATCCGCTGATGTTTGAGGACGAGGAGAACGGCAGAGACAGCAAGCGAGCGACTGAGGATCTGGACGAGCAGTACACCCCTCAGAGCCTCGCCAACATGAGATCCATATTCGAGGAGCTTGGTAAACTGTCAGCCGCACAAAACCAGAAAAGAGAGAAGGATGAGGAAGATGGCGAGAATGACGATGACCTATACAGGGTGAGAAACCAGGCGTACGAAGACGTGACTGGAGGAGAGGAATGGGTGCCATTGGAGGAACAGATGGAAACAGAGGAAATGGTTAAAGGAAGTCGTGAGGAATATGAAAGAGGATTGGCAGATACCGGGGAGCAGAGTGAGATCATAGAAAGGCGAGCCAGCCCCGTGGACGAGGACGATCCAGACAATGACACCAAACTTGAGGATTACTACCTACTGAAGGTCTTGGAGATGACAGATCAAGCTCAAAAACGAGATCTGACGGAGGGAAGGAGAAGGCTCCCATCACGACCCTCTCTAATCGACCCCAGGGCGATCAAACAACTGCTATCGGCTATTTCGACAAAGCTCCAGGTGCCTCCTGAAGACCTGGTTGGAATGCTATTTATGGAGGAAACCAGAAAGCAACAGCGCCTTCCTGAAAATCAGCCGATTAGAAATCCCAGCCAGCCTCGGTACAAGAGCCGGGTTATCAAGTATTACAACGGCCGACAGCCAGAAGTTACGGTGAGCAACATCCCTCATGACGTCAAGACTGAGGATATCTTAAAAATTCTTGGTATGGGGAACCTGGCCAACAAAAACGCAAAATTATCTTTTCTAAAGCAAAGGCCCTACAAAACAGCCATGACGAAATACTTCAACCCAAGCGGAAGACGGGGAAGCTTGATCCTGTCTGACTTAAACAAACCTCTAAGCAAAAGAAATGATGATTACGACGATGACGACACCGTAGACGAAGAGTCGACCTTTCTCGCAGCCAAACTTCTCACGGAGTACCCGGACACCGATCGCAAAAGAGCCATCGATTCTACCCCGAACGGACAGCTACCTTACGAGTTATACGAGGAGGCTATGAAAGATTTCTTTGATCAGGTTGACAATGGAAAAAGCACGCCCTCCAAAAGAGACACCCAGGCGAAAGAGGAGGCCGAGGCGCCCCAAAAGCCGCCCGCTCAAGATTCAGAGAGCGGAGGGCAAACACCGCCCGCACCTGGAACAGAAGAAGTTAAAGAGCATCACGGGAAAATAGCTGCAGGAATGTGA